GCAGGCTCACCCCGACAGCGGCATCTCCTCCAAGGCCATGAGCATCATGAACTCCTTTGTGAGCGATATTTTCAAGCACATCGTGGGCGAGGCTTCCCGCCTGGCCTATTACAACAAGCAGTTGACCATCAGCTCTCGGGAGACCCAGACTGCAGTGCGCCTGCTGTCGCCTGGGGAGCTGGCCAAGCACACCGTGTCGGACGGGACCAAGGTGGTGACCAAATACACCAGCTCCAAGTGAAGCTCCACAGAGTGCAGACAAACCAATCTGAAAACTTGTacctgtacacatgacaataaactcgacttgacctgagttggtaaaaagaaaacagattgttTTTACTCTGTTCATCCTGTAATCTCTATCTAGTTCAGAATATAGTGTCTGTTTCGGGTGTCTGGTGTCAGGCAGGCAAGTGATACAGCCTGCCCAGTGTATGTGACTGAGAGTAACAAGGGcttcagtgctgggaatgttcgCCTGGGAGACGACGGTGAGGTCAGTTCACTTATCtgtccagtgaatttggagaatgtTGCAGAGACTGCGCTGGTAGTATTTTTCCACTGCCACCTAGGTCGGT
This is a stretch of genomic DNA from Pristis pectinata isolate sPriPec2 chromosome 15, sPriPec2.1.pri, whole genome shotgun sequence. It encodes these proteins:
- the LOC127578182 gene encoding histone H2B 1/2-like, which encodes MLDPVKASKKGAKKALPKSAGKAGRKVRKESYSTYIHKVMKQAHPDSGISSKAMSIMNSFVSDIFKHIVGEASRLAYYNKQLTISSRETQTAVRLLSPGELAKHTVSDGTKVVTKYTSSK